A single genomic interval of Alteromonas sp. CI.11.F.A3 harbors:
- the ybaK gene encoding Cys-tRNA(Pro) deacylase encodes MTPAVTLLKKKRIAHTILKYDHDSNAPSYGLEAADKLNLEPRSVFKTLVVCDETNKLAVALVPVNTTLSEKKLAKILGVKKITMAPSETVVATTGYLLGGVSPLGQKKRLVTVLHESALAFDVIYVSAGKRGLELEIAPQHIISLTQAKAAEIAAG; translated from the coding sequence ATGACCCCAGCAGTTACCCTATTAAAGAAAAAGCGCATTGCACATACTATTTTAAAATACGATCACGACAGCAATGCGCCCTCTTATGGCCTAGAAGCAGCAGATAAACTAAACCTTGAACCACGTTCGGTATTTAAAACGCTGGTTGTGTGCGATGAAACCAATAAGCTAGCTGTGGCGCTAGTGCCCGTAAACACAACGCTGAGCGAAAAAAAGCTGGCAAAGATATTAGGTGTTAAAAAAATCACTATGGCCCCTAGCGAGACCGTGGTTGCCACTACCGGATATTTATTAGGTGGAGTAAGCCCATTAGGGCAGAAAAAACGCTTGGTAACTGTGTTGCACGAAAGCGCGTTAGCTTTCGACGTAATTTATGTTAGTGCAGGTAAACGGGGGTTAGAGCTAGAAATAGCGCCGCAACACATTATTAGCTTAACGCAAGCCAAAGCCGCAGAGATTGCGGCGGGGTAA
- the ihfA gene encoding integration host factor subunit alpha, which yields MALTKAEMAEHLFEKLGINKRDAKDLVELFFEEIKGALEAGEQVKLSGFGNFDLRDKNERPGRNPKTGEDIPIKARRVVTFRPGQKLKSRVENSSPIDQ from the coding sequence ATGGCATTGACCAAAGCCGAGATGGCTGAACACCTATTCGAAAAGTTAGGCATTAACAAACGTGATGCTAAAGATCTGGTAGAGCTTTTTTTCGAAGAGATAAAAGGCGCTTTAGAAGCTGGTGAGCAAGTAAAACTGTCAGGTTTTGGCAACTTCGACTTGCGTGATAAAAATGAACGTCCGGGCCGGAACCCTAAAACCGGTGAAGACATTCCTATTAAAGCGCGTCGGGTGGTAACTTTCCGCCCGGGTCAGAAATTGAAGAGTCGCGTAGAAAACTCTTCACCTATCGACCAGTAA
- the pheT gene encoding phenylalanine--tRNA ligase subunit beta, with protein sequence MKFSEKWLREWVNPALSANELSEQLSMAGLEVDGVEPVAGEFSGVLVGEVVECGQHPNADKLRVTKVNVGDGELRDIVCGAPNCREGIKVAVAVVGAVLPGNFKIKKAKLRGEPSMGMLCSFSELGISDDHDGIIELPADAPVGTNIRDYLDLDDTSIEVDLTPNRADCLGIRGIAREVGVLNNLDVCEPAISPVAATIDDSITINLSAPEACPRYVGRVLRNVNVAAATPLWLSEKLRRCGIRSIDPIVDVTNFILLELGQPMHAFNLASIEGSVNVRMANKGETLTLLDETEAKLNDDTLVIADDNKALAMAGIFGGLHSGVNTETKDILLESAFFSRDAIMGRARQYGLHTDASHRYERGVDSQLQRNAMERATALILEICGGEAGPVAEACEEDKLPKQASVLLRRDRLARVLGITIDDAQVLEILERLGLNVVQTNEGWEAKAPSYRFDIAIEEDLIEEVARVYGYNNIPHVAPTAALSMLPSQEAVLSVNSMKSLLLSRGYNEAITYSFVDPKIQSALFPDAKSMVLPHPISSDMSVMRVSLWPGLLGATAYNQKRQQGRVRLFETGLRFIPQQDTPNGVLQQQVIGGVVAGRRNEEHWDLGDNPVDFFDAKADVEALLALTGKTGEFSFVSAQHSALHPGMTAKILLNDEEVGYIGAIHPQFTKVLGVNGRVFVFELEVEAVTARKLPSAAPVSRFPSNRRDIAITVKDEVSVGNILSYIEEIGVNQLVGLNLFDVYKGKGIEPGYKSLALSLHLQDPEKTLEEAEIQQAVDTVVKGLESEFEAALRE encoded by the coding sequence ATGAAATTCAGTGAAAAGTGGTTAAGAGAATGGGTTAACCCTGCATTGTCGGCTAACGAACTGTCTGAACAGTTAAGCATGGCTGGCCTTGAAGTTGATGGTGTTGAACCTGTTGCCGGTGAATTCAGCGGCGTATTGGTTGGGGAAGTGGTTGAATGTGGCCAGCACCCGAATGCCGATAAATTACGTGTTACTAAAGTAAACGTAGGTGATGGCGAGCTTCGCGATATTGTTTGTGGTGCGCCGAATTGCCGTGAAGGTATTAAAGTAGCCGTTGCTGTTGTAGGCGCGGTGCTACCGGGTAACTTTAAAATTAAAAAAGCGAAATTGCGCGGCGAGCCTTCTATGGGCATGTTGTGTAGTTTTTCCGAGCTAGGTATTAGCGACGATCACGATGGCATTATTGAATTGCCAGCCGATGCCCCAGTAGGCACCAACATTCGTGATTACCTAGACCTAGACGATACGTCTATTGAAGTAGATTTAACCCCGAACCGAGCAGACTGCTTGGGTATTCGTGGTATTGCCCGCGAAGTGGGTGTGTTAAACAACCTAGATGTATGCGAACCGGCTATTAGCCCTGTGGCTGCTACCATTGACGACAGCATTACGATTAACTTGAGCGCCCCAGAAGCGTGCCCACGTTATGTAGGCCGAGTGCTGCGTAATGTGAACGTAGCTGCTGCTACGCCGCTATGGTTAAGCGAAAAGCTTCGCCGCTGTGGTATTCGCAGTATCGACCCTATTGTTGATGTCACTAACTTTATTCTGTTAGAGCTTGGTCAACCAATGCACGCGTTTAACCTTGCTTCAATTGAAGGCAGTGTAAACGTGCGTATGGCGAATAAGGGTGAAACCCTTACGTTGCTAGATGAAACCGAAGCTAAACTTAACGACGATACCTTAGTGATTGCTGACGACAACAAAGCATTAGCCATGGCAGGTATTTTTGGTGGTTTACATTCAGGTGTAAATACAGAAACCAAAGATATCTTGCTAGAAAGTGCGTTTTTCAGCCGCGATGCCATTATGGGCCGCGCACGTCAGTACGGTTTGCATACTGATGCGTCGCACCGCTATGAGCGTGGCGTAGATTCACAACTTCAGCGTAACGCCATGGAGCGCGCAACAGCCCTTATTTTAGAGATATGCGGTGGTGAAGCAGGCCCAGTGGCTGAAGCGTGTGAAGAAGACAAACTTCCTAAACAAGCCAGTGTTTTACTTCGACGTGATCGTTTAGCCCGCGTGTTGGGTATAACCATAGACGACGCTCAAGTACTTGAAATTCTTGAACGTCTTGGCTTAAACGTTGTCCAAACCAATGAAGGTTGGGAAGCGAAGGCGCCAAGTTATCGTTTTGACATTGCCATTGAAGAAGACTTGATAGAAGAAGTAGCGCGTGTGTATGGCTATAACAACATTCCACATGTTGCGCCAACGGCTGCGTTATCTATGTTGCCTTCACAAGAAGCTGTGTTGTCGGTTAACTCGATGAAGTCGTTATTATTAAGCCGTGGCTATAATGAAGCGATTACATACTCGTTCGTCGACCCTAAAATTCAAAGCGCGCTATTTCCCGATGCGAAGAGCATGGTATTGCCGCATCCTATTTCATCAGACATGTCTGTGATGCGCGTTAGCTTGTGGCCTGGCCTATTAGGTGCAACAGCTTACAACCAAAAGCGTCAACAGGGCAGAGTACGTCTTTTTGAAACAGGATTACGCTTTATACCTCAACAAGATACGCCTAATGGTGTATTGCAACAGCAGGTTATTGGTGGTGTAGTAGCAGGGCGTCGTAACGAAGAGCACTGGGATTTAGGCGACAACCCAGTTGATTTCTTCGATGCAAAGGCAGATGTAGAGGCTTTACTAGCGCTAACCGGTAAAACGGGTGAGTTTAGTTTTGTAAGTGCCCAACATAGTGCGTTGCATCCGGGTATGACTGCAAAAATTTTGCTTAATGATGAAGAAGTTGGCTATATTGGTGCTATACACCCGCAGTTTACGAAGGTATTGGGTGTTAATGGTCGCGTTTTTGTGTTCGAGCTTGAAGTTGAAGCTGTAACTGCACGCAAATTACCGTCTGCTGCGCCTGTATCCCGCTTCCCATCGAACCGCCGTGATATTGCTATTACGGTTAAAGATGAAGTGAGTGTAGGAAATATTCTTTCTTACATAGAAGAAATTGGCGTAAATCAACTAGTTGGCTTAAACTTGTTTGACGTGTACAAAGGCAAGGGAATTGAACCTGGTTACAAGAGCCTTGCATTGTCACTTCACTTACAAGATCCGGAAAAAACCTTGGAAGAAGCTGAAATTCAGCAGGCTGTAGATACTGTGGTTAAAGGTCTGGAATCTGAGTTTGAGGCCGCGTTAAGAGAGTAA
- the pheS gene encoding phenylalanine--tRNA ligase subunit alpha — MELDAIINQAKELIDAAQDAATLDQVRVEFMGKKGKLTDLLKGLGKLSNEERPAAGQKINVAKQQIQQAISAKGEALRSEELNKKLAEEAIDVTLPGRTEAPGNLHPVSRTIARIESFFGELGFAVKTGPEIEDGFHNFDALNIPANHPARADHDTFYFNPDMMLRTQTSGVQIRTMEAEQPPLRIISPGRVYRNDYDQTHTPMFHQVEGLMVDKNVSFTDLKGILHDFLNHFFEESLEVRFRPSYFPFTEPSAEVDVMGKNGQWLEVLGCGMVHPNVLKAVNIDPEQYTGFAFGMGVERLTMLRYGVNDLRSFFENDLRFLKQFN; from the coding sequence ATGGAGCTTGACGCTATTATCAATCAGGCAAAAGAACTGATTGACGCTGCACAAGATGCAGCCACTCTAGACCAAGTTAGGGTCGAATTCATGGGTAAGAAAGGTAAACTTACCGACTTACTTAAAGGGCTTGGGAAGTTATCTAACGAAGAACGCCCAGCGGCTGGTCAAAAAATTAACGTGGCCAAACAGCAAATTCAGCAAGCTATTTCTGCGAAAGGTGAAGCCCTGCGCAGCGAAGAGCTAAACAAGAAGCTTGCTGAAGAAGCCATTGATGTTACGTTACCTGGTCGCACCGAAGCGCCGGGCAACTTGCATCCGGTTAGCCGTACCATCGCGCGTATTGAATCTTTCTTTGGTGAGCTTGGTTTTGCAGTTAAAACCGGCCCTGAAATTGAAGACGGTTTTCATAACTTCGACGCTTTGAACATTCCGGCTAATCACCCAGCCCGTGCCGACCACGACACCTTCTATTTCAATCCAGACATGATGCTGCGTACCCAAACCTCGGGCGTGCAAATTCGTACTATGGAAGCTGAACAGCCGCCATTACGTATCATCTCGCCTGGGCGTGTTTATCGTAACGATTACGACCAAACCCATACGCCTATGTTCCATCAGGTTGAAGGTTTGATGGTAGACAAAAACGTAAGCTTTACCGACCTTAAAGGTATTTTGCACGACTTCTTGAATCACTTTTTTGAAGAGTCGCTTGAAGTGCGTTTTCGTCCGTCTTACTTCCCGTTTACCGAGCCATCTGCCGAAGTAGATGTTATGGGTAAAAACGGCCAGTGGTTAGAAGTACTAGGCTGCGGCATGGTACATCCTAATGTACTTAAAGCGGTAAACATCGACCCTGAACAATACACTGGCTTTGCCTTTGGTATGGGCGTAGAGCGTTTAACCATGTTGCGCTACGGCGTGAATGATTTGCGTTCGTTTTTTGAAAACGATCTTCGTTTCCTTAAACAGTTCAACTAA
- a CDS encoding serine O-acetyltransferase — MIKSKADYLLYLEQDRLALGIKPSLKDRLTHDIWHFQKALRKLEYRKNTASNILVKLYAIFLQLRVRKLGRKLGFSIPANVFGPGLSIAHAGTIVINGRCKIGANCRLHVCINIGGGLAKKANPPVIGNNCYIGPGAKIYGNIKIGNNVAIGANAVVNKSCGDNLTLGGIPAKVISDKGPIDILQKPRASIN; from the coding sequence ATGATCAAATCCAAAGCTGATTACTTACTATATCTGGAACAAGACCGTTTAGCTCTTGGCATAAAACCAAGTTTAAAAGATAGATTGACCCATGATATTTGGCATTTTCAGAAAGCGTTGAGAAAGCTTGAATACAGAAAGAATACAGCATCTAATATTTTGGTAAAATTATATGCAATATTTTTGCAGCTCAGAGTTCGAAAACTTGGGCGTAAATTAGGTTTTTCTATACCTGCAAATGTTTTTGGTCCAGGCCTGTCTATAGCACACGCTGGTACAATAGTAATTAATGGGCGATGCAAAATTGGGGCTAATTGTCGCCTTCACGTTTGTATTAACATCGGGGGGGGCTTGGCTAAAAAAGCGAATCCGCCTGTAATCGGAAATAATTGCTACATTGGTCCTGGAGCGAAAATTTACGGTAACATAAAAATCGGAAATAATGTTGCAATTGGAGCTAACGCGGTAGTAAATAAATCATGTGGCGACAACCTAACCTTAGGTGGAATTCCAGCCAAAGTTATTTCAGATAAAGGTCCAATAGATATATTACAAAAGCCAAGGGCTTCGATAAACTAA
- a CDS encoding acyltransferase family protein yields MNFRKDINGLRAIAVVAVVLFHFNDSWVPGGFAGVDVFFVISGFLMTGIIFKRLESGNLSLLQFYLARANRIIPALALLCFVLLILGWFYLLPYEYEKLGKHVAGSIGFISNIVYWKESGYFDASSHEKWLLHTWSLSVEWQFYIIYPALLLFLSKFISLSNLKRCLLLLTVIGFILCIVVTYHSPRTSYFLLHTRAWEMMLGGLAFLYPITLNKTHSRLLELLGIALVIYAYIFFSEKTPWPGFYAFVPVIGTYFVLMSQRGNSIITSNVVSQKLGTWSYSIYLWHWPLVVAIYYFSLNESFIFVFIALSIALGFLSHKYVEQINFTKNFPSSISYIKAKPLWMVMIVGLLASFIFYKEGFLHLAPEDYRYASEHAKPSPYRDKCHLHEYQSPEHACEYFNDKNVEWATLADSHSIEIAYALAERLQKEDSGLKHFSFSGCVPSFTESDDFSACAKWYNESVDYIVNDTKIQNIVVIHRYTSQLVGGSAESYPNNSDTKITDKTKRKVENIDSLIMHLAKHKRNVFVFYPIPELPQDINKLIGNNYNNKLPFERIEGTSFEWYKTRNEHIIQHFDNSNYPDNVQFIKPHEAFCDSITCFAIKDGIPLYFDDDHASVKGAEKLVKLMFLGQQ; encoded by the coding sequence TTGAATTTTAGAAAAGATATTAATGGTTTAAGAGCCATTGCAGTAGTTGCTGTAGTGCTTTTTCATTTTAATGATTCGTGGGTGCCTGGAGGTTTCGCAGGGGTAGATGTTTTTTTCGTTATATCTGGCTTTTTAATGACCGGTATCATTTTTAAAAGGCTAGAAAGCGGCAACCTTTCTCTCCTTCAGTTTTATTTGGCTCGCGCAAATAGAATTATCCCTGCGTTAGCATTACTGTGTTTTGTTTTGCTTATTTTGGGTTGGTTCTATTTACTCCCTTACGAATACGAAAAACTTGGTAAACATGTTGCAGGTAGCATAGGTTTTATTTCCAATATCGTGTATTGGAAAGAATCTGGCTATTTCGATGCATCTTCGCATGAAAAATGGTTACTTCACACTTGGTCTCTGTCTGTCGAATGGCAATTCTATATTATTTATCCTGCCTTATTATTATTCCTAAGCAAATTCATAAGCTTAAGCAACCTGAAAAGATGCTTACTCTTGTTAACGGTAATAGGGTTCATTTTATGTATTGTAGTTACGTACCACTCACCGCGCACTTCCTATTTTCTGCTACATACCAGAGCTTGGGAAATGATGTTGGGCGGACTGGCTTTTCTATATCCAATTACGTTGAATAAGACGCATAGCCGACTGCTAGAACTTCTAGGCATTGCTTTAGTTATTTATGCTTATATTTTCTTTTCTGAAAAAACGCCATGGCCTGGGTTCTATGCATTCGTTCCGGTTATCGGCACTTATTTTGTTTTAATGTCGCAACGCGGCAATAGTATTATTACAAGTAACGTGGTTTCTCAGAAGTTGGGCACTTGGTCTTACTCCATATACCTGTGGCATTGGCCCTTAGTTGTCGCGATTTATTATTTTTCTCTGAATGAAAGCTTCATTTTTGTATTCATTGCCTTATCTATAGCCTTAGGCTTTTTGAGCCATAAATACGTTGAACAAATAAACTTCACCAAAAATTTTCCTTCCTCTATATCGTACATAAAGGCTAAGCCCTTATGGATGGTGATGATTGTAGGTTTACTTGCCTCTTTTATATTTTATAAGGAAGGCTTTCTACACTTGGCACCAGAAGATTACAGGTATGCATCAGAACATGCTAAACCCAGCCCCTATCGAGACAAATGCCACCTACATGAATACCAATCACCTGAACATGCATGTGAGTACTTTAATGATAAAAATGTTGAATGGGCCACTTTAGCTGACAGTCACTCTATAGAGATTGCATATGCATTAGCTGAACGGTTACAAAAAGAAGATAGTGGTCTTAAGCACTTTAGTTTTTCTGGATGTGTACCATCTTTCACTGAAAGCGACGATTTCAGTGCCTGTGCAAAGTGGTATAACGAATCTGTCGATTACATCGTAAATGACACCAAGATTCAGAACATTGTTGTTATACACCGATATACAAGCCAGCTAGTTGGAGGCAGCGCAGAGAGTTACCCTAATAATAGTGATACAAAAATTACAGATAAAACCAAAAGAAAGGTAGAAAATATAGACTCTTTGATCATGCACCTTGCTAAACACAAACGTAATGTTTTTGTTTTTTATCCAATTCCAGAATTGCCCCAAGACATAAATAAACTTATTGGTAACAACTACAATAATAAACTCCCATTTGAGCGTATTGAGGGTACAAGTTTTGAATGGTACAAAACTAGAAATGAACACATTATTCAGCATTTTGACAATTCAAATTACCCTGACAATGTACAGTTTATAAAACCCCATGAGGCTTTCTGCGATTCAATAACTTGTTTCGCAATAAAAGATGGAATACCGCTGTACTTTGACGACGACCACGCATCAGTTAAGGGAGCTGAAAAGTTAGTGAAGCTTATGTTCCTCGGCCAGCAATAG
- a CDS encoding acyltransferase family protein: protein MQMNFREDIQGFRALAVLSVVIYHISPFHLPGGFIGVDVFFVISGYLIIGQIYKKVLDNRFEFKEFYIKRFKRLFPAYFVTIAISSIFAFIYFLPGEFQKYAWSLVSSCLYLSNFYFYSKSGYFDSELQGSPLLHTWSLSVEEQFYAIVPILLAVCYKFFHKKSMLALILVGVVSFILCIHLSNTNISFAFFSSITRFWQFILGGLVSIYTLQLTKQKTIPEIVSIGSLTALVACCFLMSHDDFPGYKALIPTVATTLLLAFSSRNLFTYKLLAVKPAKFFGDISYSLYLWHWPVIIFYSLHLERELTAIDKIAVFGTSIILGVVSYYFIEERFRRSTNSKSNTFLRVAVLSSAVCAASFAFTQVNDFRFTEQQRNYEQFMLNYKADNFRPGICFLTKQQPDISYYKKDLCIAQSDSKENIVLLGDSHAAHWYSAIKEAINNETQTLTQITASGCKPTLDYKGEARCTELMKWAFSDVLYSESYDKVIISARWDLNDLKPLLETIKNLESRGLTIVVLGPILEYSQPLPRLLAQPNSKEKIMNSSMYDSIAKIDSKFSNALTIEGVEYFSILKTICTDKSKCITVSQNSPIQFDYGHLTTKGAELVLFKSGIASNLNDK, encoded by the coding sequence ATGCAAATGAACTTCAGGGAAGATATTCAAGGCTTCAGAGCTTTGGCAGTTTTAAGCGTAGTAATTTACCACATAAGCCCATTCCATTTGCCTGGCGGGTTTATTGGAGTAGATGTATTTTTTGTTATTTCTGGCTACTTAATTATTGGCCAAATTTACAAAAAAGTTTTGGACAACAGATTTGAATTCAAAGAATTCTATATCAAACGGTTTAAACGATTATTCCCTGCTTATTTCGTAACAATAGCCATATCTTCTATATTTGCATTTATTTACTTTCTTCCCGGTGAGTTCCAAAAATACGCTTGGAGTCTGGTTTCTTCATGCTTATATCTATCTAACTTCTACTTTTACAGTAAATCAGGCTATTTCGACTCTGAACTTCAGGGCTCCCCTCTTCTTCATACATGGTCATTGTCTGTAGAAGAACAATTTTATGCAATAGTTCCAATACTCCTAGCGGTGTGCTACAAGTTTTTCCATAAAAAATCTATGCTAGCGCTAATTTTGGTTGGTGTAGTTAGCTTTATACTGTGTATACATCTTTCAAATACAAACATCAGTTTCGCGTTCTTTTCATCAATTACACGTTTTTGGCAGTTCATCTTAGGTGGCTTAGTTTCGATTTATACTCTTCAACTCACGAAGCAAAAAACGATTCCTGAAATAGTTTCCATTGGTAGTTTAACTGCTTTAGTAGCCTGCTGTTTTCTTATGTCGCATGACGACTTCCCTGGCTACAAGGCGCTAATTCCCACTGTTGCTACTACTTTACTACTCGCTTTTTCAAGCCGTAACCTTTTCACTTACAAGCTATTGGCAGTAAAACCCGCTAAGTTTTTTGGAGACATTTCTTACTCGTTGTATCTATGGCATTGGCCTGTCATCATCTTTTATTCACTTCATTTAGAGAGAGAGCTAACTGCTATTGATAAAATTGCAGTATTCGGGACCTCTATTATATTAGGTGTAGTTTCTTACTACTTCATCGAAGAACGCTTCAGAAGAAGTACTAACTCAAAAAGTAATACATTTTTACGAGTTGCCGTCCTTAGTTCAGCCGTATGTGCAGCATCATTCGCATTCACCCAAGTAAATGACTTCAGGTTTACTGAGCAGCAAAGAAATTATGAACAATTCATGCTCAATTATAAAGCTGACAACTTTAGACCTGGTATATGCTTTTTAACTAAGCAGCAACCAGACATTTCTTATTACAAAAAAGACCTGTGCATTGCCCAATCAGACTCTAAAGAAAACATAGTATTGTTGGGCGATAGTCATGCTGCGCACTGGTATTCTGCAATAAAGGAAGCAATCAACAACGAAACTCAAACCCTTACCCAAATTACTGCTAGTGGGTGCAAGCCAACCTTAGATTACAAAGGTGAAGCCCGTTGTACTGAACTAATGAAATGGGCATTTAGCGATGTTTTATACTCAGAAAGCTACGATAAAGTGATTATTTCTGCACGTTGGGATCTCAACGACCTAAAGCCATTATTGGAAACAATCAAAAATCTTGAATCTAGAGGGTTAACGATTGTAGTTCTAGGCCCAATTCTGGAGTATTCGCAACCACTCCCAAGATTACTAGCACAACCTAATTCTAAAGAAAAAATTATGAATAGTAGTATGTATGATTCTATTGCTAAAATTGACTCTAAGTTCAGTAATGCATTAACTATTGAAGGTGTAGAATACTTTTCCATTTTGAAAACAATATGCACTGATAAAAGCAAGTGCATTACTGTGAGTCAAAATTCCCCCATCCAATTTGACTACGGCCATTTAACTACAAAAGGAGCAGAATTAGTCCTTTTCAAGTCTGGGATAGCTTCTAATTTAAATGATAAATAA
- a CDS encoding acyltransferase family protein, with amino-acid sequence MSKNYISEIQGLRTLAALLVAVYHIWFSSVSGGVDIFFVVSAYFIAHTLNKYEELSWKQVSSYYSKTLRRILPTAITVFCFTCLVVLIATPFVSYKMEIKNAFSTFFFVENWYLASSGSDYLRQGESKSLFQQFWALSVQVQLYICIPILYLYAKKLERRLNLKNIVTTVLMAVFACSFTYSTSWHPEWAYFDTLARVWEFTAGLLLYHLSGKLRVSKRSATLLNFLAVVAIISFGLYWGQNYALPGVVALIPVLSACIIIVTSKSLYFSILKWRGLTSLGDYSFAFYLWHWPIYLLLFQYTDTNVNFHLLGLGVIVSSAILAFISTKYIEGPLRRSSTLIKSDKKTYGFSAGGMIAPGFLIVCIFSVFSFYEKPSLKALSSFYKNKDISSISNNALFPHGTVIKQDMRESYFNNCEQNMQNSSVVECEYGNKKSDFTIALVGGSHAAQWLSPLKEIALEQGFKIHLMIKSACSLVSSTDRDYKPTQSCLIWNKNLQKRLIELNPNIIITTVTRNGPKGERIPYGYLESWQHIKDNLPNTNIVGIRDNPWFTFDPPLCLEVNGPKECSISRTTFYNDEKVMPILVKHIDVLLDFSKQFCPDGRCSTVLENGLIKFKDKHHLTKSYALLLKPILKEGMQM; translated from the coding sequence ATGAGCAAAAATTATATATCTGAAATACAAGGTCTTAGAACACTCGCCGCGTTGCTAGTAGCGGTTTATCACATTTGGTTTAGCAGTGTGTCGGGTGGTGTAGACATTTTTTTTGTTGTATCCGCATACTTCATAGCTCATACACTCAATAAATATGAAGAGTTAAGCTGGAAACAGGTTTCTTCTTATTACAGTAAAACCCTTCGACGAATTCTTCCGACCGCAATAACCGTTTTTTGTTTTACTTGCCTAGTAGTCTTAATCGCTACCCCCTTTGTTAGTTATAAAATGGAAATTAAGAATGCATTTTCCACGTTCTTTTTTGTAGAAAATTGGTATCTAGCATCTAGCGGTTCCGACTATCTTAGGCAGGGCGAAAGTAAAAGTCTATTTCAGCAGTTTTGGGCACTTTCTGTTCAAGTTCAACTTTATATCTGCATTCCGATTTTGTACCTTTACGCTAAAAAATTAGAAAGAAGATTAAACCTTAAAAATATAGTCACTACAGTATTAATGGCGGTTTTTGCTTGCTCCTTTACTTATTCCACTTCATGGCACCCTGAGTGGGCTTATTTCGATACTTTAGCCAGAGTTTGGGAATTTACAGCTGGTTTGTTGCTATACCATTTGAGTGGAAAATTAAGAGTCAGTAAACGAAGTGCTACGCTCCTTAATTTTTTAGCGGTAGTTGCAATAATAAGCTTCGGGCTTTATTGGGGCCAAAATTACGCGCTACCTGGCGTAGTGGCGCTAATACCTGTGCTATCAGCTTGTATTATCATCGTAACCAGTAAATCGCTTTATTTCTCTATTTTGAAATGGCGTGGGCTTACCTCACTAGGTGATTATAGCTTTGCGTTTTATCTTTGGCACTGGCCCATCTATCTATTGCTTTTTCAATACACCGATACGAATGTTAATTTTCACCTGTTAGGTTTAGGCGTAATAGTGTCTAGTGCCATACTCGCATTTATCAGTACTAAATATATAGAGGGCCCTCTAAGAAGAAGTAGTACCCTTATAAAAAGTGATAAGAAAACTTACGGTTTTTCAGCAGGAGGCATGATTGCCCCAGGCTTCTTGATTGTATGCATATTTAGTGTTTTTAGTTTTTACGAAAAACCCTCTCTGAAGGCTTTAAGTAGCTTTTACAAAAATAAAGATATTAGTTCAATCTCAAACAATGCCTTGTTTCCACACGGAACCGTTATTAAACAGGACATGCGCGAAAGTTACTTTAACAATTGCGAACAAAACATGCAGAACAGTTCTGTTGTTGAATGTGAATATGGAAATAAAAAAAGTGATTTTACCATTGCACTAGTTGGTGGTTCTCATGCAGCACAATGGCTCTCACCACTAAAGGAAATTGCCCTCGAGCAAGGGTTTAAAATTCATTTAATGATTAAAAGTGCATGTAGTCTAGTTAGCTCCACGGACCGAGATTATAAGCCGACTCAGAGTTGCCTAATTTGGAATAAGAATTTACAAAAACGGCTTATTGAACTTAATCCGAATATAATCATAACCACAGTGACTAGAAATGGTCCTAAAGGTGAGCGAATTCCATACGGATATTTAGAAAGTTGGCAGCATATAAAAGACAATTTACCTAATACGAATATTGTAGGAATTAGAGATAATCCTTGGTTTACGTTCGACCCTCCTTTGTGCCTTGAAGTTAACGGCCCCAAGGAGTGTTCCATATCACGAACAACCTTCTATAATGACGAAAAAGTAATGCCGATTCTAGTTAAGCATATTGATGTGCTATTAGACTTTTCAAAACAGTTTTGCCCAGATGGCAGATGCAGTACTGTATTAGAAAATGGCCTGATCAAGTTTAAAGATAAACACCATTTGACCAAATCGTATGCTTTACTATTAAAACCGATATTGAAAGAAGGTATGCAAATGTAG